In Gossypium hirsutum isolate 1008001.06 chromosome A10, Gossypium_hirsutum_v2.1, whole genome shotgun sequence, the DNA window GTCTTATAACCCTAACAAAAACCTGAAAGCCTAGGTCTAATTTCCAATTACTTAGAACACCACAAGACTCCTCTTTTTGGGGTCAATGCGTTCAATGGTGAATCGATCTTTATCTGAATCCCTGACCATTTTTCTCCCAAAACGACTGTACGGAAGAAAAGCAACGTAGCCTGCTATGGCTACTGAATAACCACCTCtcactttatcaataaaaaagCCCTTGACCTTCGAATTGTTTCGCCAATGCTTATTCAATTCTTGCCAAACTAGGGTTTGCCTGAACCTCCGTGGATTAAGAAGAGTCGGCTCGCCGGCGACCACGTCCAGTGATCTCGATCCCAACAAATCGTTAAACCTAACGGCAGCTCGCTCTTTGGCGATCGATTCACCGCTCACTAAATCGACGAAGAATCTCTCCAAAAACCGCTTTCTCACCAGTGATTCACCGCCGCCCACTCCTTTATCGAAGAATCCCACCTTATCCTCAAATCGATTGATTTCCGATCTGGTTAATGTGGTCTCGTCTTGGGTACAAATCCTAGGGCTCCCAATCCCTGCATCAACCAACAACGTTTGTTCTCTTAAGCGTAAAACTTCAGCTTTAATGGCTTGTCCACTACATAACAACAtgctgaaattagattttggaaaCAAGCGACTCATATACGTGCTCATCGCAGCGGAGGCTCGCCAGTGCCAAGGCCGGAGGTGGGGAggctgagagaaaaaaaaaaggctgctcaggttttttttttttttttttaaaacagaagcaaaaaaaatatatttttaaactttattttttctcTTATATAGGCCTATAAAATGGCTTGGGGTTATGCTTcagccaaaacggcgtcgttttatacAAGAACCGATCAGACCTGACCCAGCAGGATCCGGCTTTTTT includes these proteins:
- the LOC121207685 gene encoding ribosomal protein S1, mitochondrial, whose protein sequence is MSTYMSRLFPKSNFSMLLCSGQAIKAEVLRLREQTLLVDAGIGSPRICTQDETTLTRSEINRFEDKVGFFDKGVGGGESLVRKRFLERFFVDLVSGESIAKERAAVRFNDLLGSRSLDVVAGEPTLLNPRRFRQTLVWQELNKHWRNNSKVKGFFIDKVRGGYSVAIAGYVAFLPYSRFGRKMVRDSDKDRFTIERIDPKKRSLVVF